The following proteins come from a genomic window of Thermoproteus sp.:
- a CDS encoding orotidine 5'-phosphate decarboxylase / HUMPS family protein, with the protein MRIQVALDLTDLFKAADMARSLCGAGADLLEAGTPLIKAFGMGAVALIKSSCPSAEVVADLKTADVGALEVEMAKAAGADWATVMAATNIETIEEFVRRGRELGVKTAIDTIGLLRPYDRIKEIIEKVAPDAVILHMGIDVQKRRGVTVDQLIGEAERIKDLGVVVAVAGGIGRQELEKIARSRLDIAIIGRAITSSPSPREAFLSLKSIITK; encoded by the coding sequence ATGAGGATACAAGTAGCTCTCGACCTGACCGATTTATTTAAGGCTGCCGATATGGCACGAAGTCTATGTGGAGCTGGCGCGGACCTCCTAGAGGCGGGGACGCCGCTAATAAAGGCATTCGGCATGGGGGCCGTCGCCCTGATAAAATCTTCATGTCCCTCGGCGGAGGTAGTCGCGGACCTGAAGACAGCCGACGTGGGCGCCCTCGAAGTGGAGATGGCCAAAGCCGCTGGGGCCGACTGGGCCACAGTGATGGCGGCGACTAACATAGAGACGATAGAGGAGTTCGTGAGGAGGGGGCGGGAGCTGGGCGTCAAGACAGCAATAGATACGATAGGCCTGTTGAGGCCCTACGATAGGATTAAGGAAATCATAGAGAAGGTTGCCCCCGATGCCGTAATACTCCACATGGGCATAGACGTACAGAAGAGGCGGGGGGTCACTGTAGATCAACTTATAGGCGAGGCCGAAAGGATTAAGGATCTAGGCGTAGTTGTGGCGGTTGCCGGCGGCATAGGTAGACAAGAGCTTGAGAAGATAGCGAGATCCAGACTAGACATTGCAATTATAGGCCGCGCCATCACTTCATCGCCGTCGCCTAGAGAAGCTTTCCTCTCGTTGAAATCTATAATTACTAAGTAA
- a CDS encoding citrate synthase/methylcitrate synthase, translated as MSEQTVSIRTTGKIIQSPCGPIIHGLEDVLVKITTISDIDGQTGRLWYRGYRIEDLANNSTYEEVVYLLLYGRLPNRQELEGLKKRLASNRDLNPATVEVIRALAKAHPMFALEAAVASEGAYDEDNIKLAEALKAGRYKQEEKDLALRIAEKLVAKLPTIVAYHYRFSRGLEAVRPRSDLSHSANFLYMFFGKEPDPLATRAIDLYLILHADHEIPASTFTALVISATLSDLYSVVAGAIGALKGPLHGGANEAAVKAYLEIGDPAKTKELVEAATKPGGPRLMGVGHRVYKAYDPRAKIFKKLVEDYTAKFGDPQKLYAIASGIEQAVLSHPYFQQRKLYPNVDFWSGIVFYYMGIPYDYFTPLFAMSRVVGWTAHVLEYWENNRLFRPRACYVGPHDQQYIPLESRT; from the coding sequence ATGAGCGAACAAACTGTATCTATCAGGACAACAGGCAAGATAATTCAATCTCCCTGCGGCCCCATAATCCATGGACTTGAAGACGTTTTGGTCAAAATAACTACAATAAGCGATATAGACGGACAGACAGGTCGGTTGTGGTATAGAGGCTATAGGATAGAGGACCTAGCCAACAACTCGACCTACGAGGAGGTGGTGTACCTCCTCCTATATGGCAGGTTGCCCAATAGACAAGAGCTTGAGGGTTTGAAGAAGAGGCTGGCATCTAACAGAGACCTAAATCCCGCCACTGTGGAGGTGATACGCGCATTAGCCAAGGCGCACCCAATGTTCGCATTGGAGGCCGCGGTGGCTTCAGAGGGCGCATACGACGAGGACAATATCAAGCTCGCGGAGGCGTTAAAGGCAGGGCGTTATAAACAGGAGGAGAAAGACTTGGCGCTGAGAATAGCCGAGAAGCTCGTGGCTAAGTTGCCGACTATTGTGGCTTATCACTATAGGTTCTCTAGGGGCCTAGAGGCCGTGAGGCCCAGATCCGACCTATCACATTCTGCAAACTTCCTGTATATGTTCTTCGGCAAGGAGCCAGACCCGCTGGCCACTAGAGCCATAGACCTCTACTTAATACTCCACGCAGACCACGAGATACCTGCCTCTACATTCACCGCATTAGTCATAAGCGCTACGTTAAGCGACCTCTACTCGGTAGTCGCCGGCGCTATAGGCGCGCTCAAAGGCCCTCTACACGGTGGAGCCAACGAGGCCGCTGTGAAGGCATATCTAGAAATCGGAGACCCCGCTAAGACAAAAGAGCTGGTAGAAGCCGCGACGAAGCCCGGCGGACCTAGGCTCATGGGAGTAGGCCATAGGGTCTACAAGGCATATGACCCACGCGCTAAGATCTTCAAGAAGCTGGTGGAGGACTATACCGCCAAATTCGGAGACCCGCAGAAGCTCTATGCAATAGCCAGCGGCATTGAGCAGGCCGTGTTGTCGCATCCCTACTTCCAGCAGAGGAAGCTATATCCCAATGTAGACTTCTGGTCTGGCATAGTGTTCTACTACATGGGCATACCGTATGACTACTTCACCCCGCTGTTCGCCATGTCTAGAGTGGTCGGATGGACCGCCCACGTGCTTGAATATTGGGAGAATAATAGGCTGTTCAGACCGAGGGCATGTTATGTAGGACCTCACGACCAACAATATATACCATTAGAATCAAGAACTTAA
- a CDS encoding DNA-binding protein, whose protein sequence is MSDDIDTIIKRKALEIAAKQMVKKQEEKPLSKEDILKTVRSLLKGDRAEEILDTALELYGDSLIPLFRKIVELHRQGIIKELWDHELYRILTNAGFVIPLKTRLRIVRHGREYKLGEGD, encoded by the coding sequence ATGTCGGACGACATCGACACTATTATAAAAAGGAAGGCGTTGGAGATAGCCGCCAAACAGATGGTAAAGAAACAAGAGGAGAAACCGCTCTCGAAGGAGGACATCCTGAAAACTGTGAGGAGTTTGTTGAAGGGCGACAGGGCCGAGGAGATCCTTGATACGGCCCTCGAGCTCTACGGCGACTCCTTAATTCCACTATTTAGGAAGATAGTAGAACTGCATAGACAGGGCATAATAAAAGAGTTGTGGGACCACGAGCTCTATAGGATTCTAACCAACGCGGGGTTCGTAATTCCGCTTAAGACTAGGCTACGTATAGTTAGACACGGACGCGAGTACAAGCTGGGCGAAGGCGACTAG
- a CDS encoding DUF4443 domain-containing protein, with protein sequence MDLRYLKVLLFLAITQSLAGRRYISSKLGLGEGVVRRLLEAGREAKHISVNRAGVKITEEGIRYLAEAMSICGLKPLAYSNKFGEKLCGKICVAFSLRRPVENIVKFRDEVVRRGSCGAVVAYMKGGFVYIPLADMLLEDLDADMAQALKKVLKEGEVVVIACGDNFGQALAPLDVVCNVMM encoded by the coding sequence ATGGACCTCCGCTATTTGAAGGTCTTGCTGTTTTTGGCGATAACACAATCCCTAGCGGGCAGGCGCTATATCTCGTCTAAATTAGGCCTAGGCGAGGGCGTCGTGAGGCGGCTTTTAGAGGCGGGCAGGGAGGCGAAACATATATCTGTCAATCGCGCTGGAGTTAAGATTACAGAGGAGGGGATCAGATATCTGGCAGAGGCCATGTCCATATGTGGCTTGAAGCCGCTCGCCTATTCCAACAAGTTCGGCGAGAAGCTCTGCGGTAAGATCTGCGTGGCGTTTTCGCTCAGAAGGCCCGTCGAGAATATAGTGAAGTTTAGAGACGAGGTAGTGCGCAGAGGCAGTTGCGGGGCCGTCGTGGCGTATATGAAGGGCGGCTTTGTCTATATACCTCTAGCAGATATGCTGTTAGAAGATCTCGACGCCGACATGGCCCAGGCGTTGAAAAAAGTATTAAAGGAGGGGGAGGTCGTAGTGATAGCATGTGGCGACAATTTCGGCCAGGCCTTGGCGCCTCTCGACGTGGTCTGCAACGTGATGATGTAA
- a CDS encoding NADP-dependent malic enzyme, whose product MVDKWYRLSVEIHRKYGGKFATVPKVPVTSMDDFAIYYSPGVAEVSRRISENPDLTFELTSRWNVIAVISDGTRVLGLGNVGPEAAYAVMEGKALIFKYLGGVDAVPLPIRARDADKFIEVVKAVEPAFGGINLEDIESPKCFRILDQLSKELKIPVWHDDQQGTATATLAGLINAAKLTGRDLRNSTIALIGAGASNIYTARLLMAYGVKPGNLILVDTRGILHPERDDMDRLMVENPWKYDLALKTNAERRRGGIPEAMKGVDIVVAASRPGPGVIKKEWVSQMNKDPIVFALANPTPEIWPWEAKEAGAKIVATGRSDLPNQVNNSLVFPAVFRGLLDTRSRGVVDEMLIAAAEELAKFVESRMNEDYILPKMTEWEVYPREAAAVAAKASELGLARKPLSYREELNIAQEIISRSVKTLEVLINAGIIPK is encoded by the coding sequence ATGGTCGATAAGTGGTATAGGCTTTCAGTCGAGATCCACAGAAAGTACGGCGGCAAGTTCGCCACAGTGCCCAAAGTCCCCGTAACTTCGATGGACGACTTCGCGATTTATTACAGCCCCGGCGTAGCGGAGGTCTCTAGGAGGATATCAGAGAACCCAGATCTGACCTTCGAGTTAACGTCCCGTTGGAATGTAATAGCAGTGATCTCTGACGGCACTAGGGTTCTGGGGCTCGGCAACGTGGGGCCTGAGGCCGCCTATGCGGTAATGGAGGGCAAAGCTCTTATATTTAAGTACCTAGGCGGAGTCGACGCGGTTCCGTTGCCCATTAGGGCTAGAGATGCGGATAAGTTTATAGAAGTCGTAAAGGCGGTGGAGCCCGCCTTCGGGGGGATAAATCTGGAGGACATAGAGTCGCCTAAGTGTTTTAGGATATTGGACCAGCTGAGCAAAGAGCTTAAAATACCCGTATGGCACGACGACCAGCAAGGCACGGCCACGGCCACGTTGGCTGGCCTAATAAACGCGGCTAAACTGACAGGGAGAGACCTGAGGAACTCGACCATAGCGCTTATAGGAGCTGGCGCCTCCAATATATATACGGCGAGGCTTTTAATGGCCTACGGCGTAAAGCCGGGGAACTTGATACTAGTCGATACGCGAGGCATACTACATCCTGAGAGGGACGACATGGATAGGCTCATGGTGGAAAACCCCTGGAAGTACGACCTCGCTCTTAAGACCAACGCAGAGCGGCGTAGAGGAGGCATACCGGAAGCCATGAAGGGAGTGGACATCGTAGTGGCCGCATCCCGGCCGGGTCCCGGCGTCATAAAGAAAGAGTGGGTATCCCAGATGAATAAAGACCCCATAGTCTTCGCCTTGGCTAACCCCACGCCTGAGATATGGCCTTGGGAGGCTAAAGAGGCCGGTGCTAAGATAGTGGCGACGGGAAGAAGTGACTTGCCGAACCAAGTGAACAACTCACTCGTATTTCCTGCAGTATTTAGAGGCCTATTGGACACGAGGTCGAGAGGCGTGGTCGACGAGATGTTAATAGCGGCGGCAGAGGAGCTAGCTAAATTCGTCGAGAGTAGGATGAACGAGGACTATATACTTCCCAAAATGACCGAGTGGGAGGTATATCCCCGCGAGGCGGCGGCTGTGGCCGCCAAGGCCTCGGAGCTAGGTCTGGCCCGCAAGCCGTTAAGCTATAGGGAGGAGCTGAACATAGCACAAGAGATAATCAGTAGGAGTGTAAAGACGCTGGAGGTATTAATTAACGCTGGCATAATACCGAAGTAG
- a CDS encoding M50 family metallopeptidase: MDVLESLAIYIAAWFVLALIIYAIRKDVVKGFLLIMWSSEKAAELIRRISEKLSFIPLKVYLAITVVLFILAGYFPYFPIPAGSGIAYMPGFLYILSQSTYQALLGLVRGASIQEVAVVGGQAGAVPLLPGITIPWGQLPYIALAVIVGVALHEFMHGYAAVRHGIKLKTAGIFSAFFIFSGAFVEPDDEQLKASPLRAKVAVLASGVAANVVLALLALAIYLAGVHLGLGGAVVANVNNATAQLGLRPGDVITAVSGCGISAKIVVPEQLLSVLNSMIGNPVGTPPCGPNQTITLVVSRGGHQIYLEIPAERLFVGAPILSLVYRGPLYNAGVRPGDVVVAFYGCGVASKVYSSGQFLGLVQDIATKELCRPGDSVVVTVLRNGSLVNYTVVLGRNPDNATRPFFGIYTNGLGQLGYNTELLSADLFANTIFVKAAMWFFLINLGLALINALPIYPLDGGLLVATVIERIWGRKASIYVTYAITAVLASFLMFDSALGFIGGVYKQVFSLLK, from the coding sequence ATGGACGTATTGGAGTCGCTCGCCATATATATAGCGGCGTGGTTCGTACTTGCCCTGATAATTTACGCCATACGTAAAGACGTCGTGAAGGGCTTCCTCTTGATAATGTGGAGCTCCGAAAAGGCCGCCGAGCTCATAAGAAGAATTTCCGAGAAGCTTTCCTTCATACCGCTTAAGGTCTATCTGGCGATAACGGTGGTGCTCTTCATATTGGCGGGATATTTCCCCTACTTCCCCATACCTGCGGGGTCCGGCATTGCCTACATGCCGGGGTTTCTCTATATCTTATCGCAATCTACCTATCAAGCGCTGTTGGGGCTCGTGCGGGGCGCCTCAATACAGGAAGTCGCAGTGGTTGGAGGGCAGGCGGGGGCTGTGCCATTGCTACCAGGAATAACAATACCTTGGGGGCAACTCCCCTATATAGCTCTTGCAGTGATAGTTGGGGTGGCTCTACATGAGTTCATGCACGGCTACGCCGCAGTTAGGCATGGGATAAAGTTGAAGACGGCGGGCATATTCTCGGCGTTTTTCATATTTAGCGGAGCCTTCGTGGAGCCTGACGACGAACAACTCAAGGCTAGCCCCCTAAGGGCCAAAGTTGCCGTCCTCGCGAGCGGCGTGGCGGCAAATGTCGTGCTGGCTCTATTGGCTCTAGCAATCTATCTGGCCGGGGTCCATCTAGGGCTCGGGGGGGCCGTGGTGGCCAACGTCAATAACGCCACCGCCCAGCTCGGACTTAGGCCGGGCGATGTAATCACGGCCGTCAGTGGGTGTGGCATTTCGGCCAAGATCGTAGTGCCGGAGCAACTGCTGTCGGTTTTAAACTCGATGATAGGCAATCCCGTGGGCACGCCGCCTTGCGGCCCTAACCAGACCATAACTTTAGTGGTGAGCCGGGGAGGACATCAGATATATCTAGAGATTCCCGCCGAGCGCCTATTCGTGGGGGCTCCGATCTTATCACTAGTATACCGTGGCCCTCTATACAACGCCGGCGTGAGGCCCGGCGACGTCGTCGTGGCGTTCTACGGTTGCGGGGTGGCTAGCAAAGTATATTCAAGCGGTCAGTTCTTAGGGCTGGTACAAGACATAGCGACTAAAGAGCTGTGCAGACCTGGAGACTCCGTTGTCGTGACCGTGTTGAGGAATGGAAGTCTTGTAAACTACACCGTGGTGTTGGGGAGGAATCCCGACAACGCGACGAGGCCGTTCTTTGGAATATACACTAACGGGCTGGGCCAGCTCGGCTACAACACCGAATTGCTCAGCGCCGATCTGTTCGCCAATACCATATTCGTGAAGGCCGCCATGTGGTTCTTCTTGATAAATCTAGGCTTGGCTTTAATAAACGCGCTACCTATATATCCCCTAGACGGCGGACTGTTAGTCGCAACGGTAATTGAGAGAATATGGGGAAGGAAGGCGTCCATATATGTGACGTACGCCATAACTGCCGTCCTCGCCTCATTCCTGATGTTCGACTCGGCTCTGGGCTTTATAGGCGGCGTATATAAACAGGTATTTTCCTTATTGAAATGA
- a CDS encoding archease: MSCPKPAEYQYGEHTADVLIIAYGCTLGEAFRNAAIATADVTYYSERVQPAEAKTVELEHEDLEGLLFSWISEVLYLFDGEKFAMSRDISVDISGEGPYRLVASIRGEKYDINKHGFKGLIVKAMTYNMMEIRRDGYWSLQFVVDI, translated from the coding sequence GTGTCGTGCCCTAAGCCGGCCGAATATCAATACGGCGAACATACGGCGGACGTATTGATAATAGCATATGGATGTACCTTGGGCGAGGCGTTTAGGAACGCCGCCATCGCCACGGCCGACGTGACTTATTACAGCGAGCGCGTACAGCCCGCTGAAGCCAAAACCGTAGAGCTAGAACACGAAGACCTAGAGGGCTTGTTGTTCTCCTGGATAAGCGAGGTGTTGTACCTATTCGACGGCGAGAAGTTCGCCATGAGTAGAGACATTTCGGTGGATATCTCGGGCGAGGGCCCCTATAGGCTCGTGGCGTCGATAAGAGGCGAGAAGTACGATATAAACAAACATGGATTTAAAGGCCTCATAGTCAAGGCCATGACGTACAATATGATGGAGATAAGGCGAGACGGCTATTGGTCTCTACAATTCGTCGTAGATATATGA
- a CDS encoding DJ-1/PfpI family protein: protein MAKGLVYVVDDAGGEYATLKSYLQPQGYELITAVGARDVNINYDIDINNIENIDTLVKSYDIYVLIGGYKLYYFVVNKRPPNKKLELAIDVDKLGVLTREFVKTGAVVVAPFTAPAYLARLGLLAGVKATVYPITELIKILKENNAIYTNISPIKDKNIITIKDIRKTSSNDLIRTLREGA from the coding sequence ATGGCAAAGGGATTAGTATATGTCGTAGATGATGCAGGAGGCGAATACGCCACTTTGAAGTCGTACCTCCAGCCCCAGGGGTATGAGCTGATTACCGCGGTCGGAGCTAGGGATGTAAATATAAATTATGATATAGATATTAACAATATAGAAAATATAGATACTTTAGTAAAATCATATGATATCTATGTATTGATAGGTGGATATAAATTATATTATTTTGTTGTGAATAAAAGGCCCCCGAATAAAAAATTGGAGTTAGCGATAGATGTAGATAAGTTAGGTGTATTGACCAGAGAATTTGTGAAGACAGGCGCTGTGGTCGTGGCGCCTTTCACGGCGCCGGCATATTTGGCGCGCCTAGGCCTTCTGGCCGGCGTTAAGGCTACTGTATATCCTATAACTGAACTAATAAAAATATTAAAGGAGAATAATGCTATATATACAAATATATCTCCAATAAAAGATAAAAATATAATCACTATAAAAGATATAAGGAAAACTTCTAGTAATGACTTAATCAGAACACTACGTGAAGGAGCTTGA
- a CDS encoding adenylate kinase gives MRLILVAVPGSGKTTIMNYVKKKLPDVQIVNFGDVMLEISKKKFGIENRDEMRKKIPVEEYRKVQEEAADYIASLPGDIIVDTHASIKMFGGYYPGLPDRVVARLKPDAIILVEYDPKDILERRRGDPTRFRDVETEEEIELHQMANRYYAFAAANAAECTVHIINFRGKPQSRPFEHAEIAADYIVNLLLSARKLR, from the coding sequence ATGAGGCTCATTTTAGTGGCAGTTCCGGGGAGCGGAAAGACTACCATAATGAATTATGTGAAGAAGAAGTTGCCAGACGTACAGATAGTAAATTTCGGCGACGTGATGTTAGAGATATCCAAGAAGAAATTCGGGATAGAGAATAGAGACGAGATGAGGAAGAAAATACCCGTAGAGGAATATAGAAAGGTCCAAGAGGAGGCCGCCGACTATATAGCGTCTCTGCCAGGCGACATCATAGTCGACACCCACGCCTCGATAAAAATGTTCGGAGGCTACTATCCGGGACTTCCCGACAGGGTTGTTGCCAGATTAAAACCGGACGCGATAATCCTAGTCGAATACGACCCCAAAGACATCTTAGAGAGGCGTAGGGGAGACCCCACTAGGTTTAGAGACGTAGAGACCGAAGAGGAGATAGAGCTACACCAAATGGCCAATAGGTACTACGCATTCGCCGCCGCAAACGCGGCCGAATGTACGGTCCACATAATAAACTTCAGAGGCAAGCCCCAGTCCAGGCCCTTCGAGCACGCAGAGATAGCGGCGGACTATATAGTGAATTTACTTCTATCGGCGAGGAAATTGAGGTAG
- a CDS encoding RuvB-like helicase, whose amino-acid sequence MTVKIEEVKAKFERFAAHTHIKGLGVRDGKVEFSADGFVGQVEAREAAYMVVKMIKAGKFAGKGVLIVGPPGTGKTALAIGIARELSEDTPFVALSAGEIYSAEMKKTEFLMRALRRAIGIRMREWRKVYEGEVRSIDIRYDRHPYNPYVQVPRGATIKLRTKDEEKTLRVPAEIAVQLIELGVEEGDIIMIDEETGRVTVEGRGESGEQYDISVRRKIELPKGPIYKEKEITRFFTLHDVDVAFARQRGLLTAALFGFVEETREIPEEVRREADNFIKKIIDEGKAELVPGILFIDDAHLLDIESFAFLSRAMESEMAPIVILATNRGVAKIRGTDVESPHGIPRDMLDRLVIIRTRPYGEKEIREIVKIKANEEGIKIDEDALDLLTKIGVENSLRYAVQLLVPAYIRAREKGRETISRDDIEYVKSLFVSLKESVEYVKQYEELFLK is encoded by the coding sequence ATGACGGTTAAGATAGAAGAGGTGAAAGCCAAATTTGAGAGATTTGCAGCACATACCCACATAAAGGGGCTGGGTGTGAGGGACGGCAAGGTGGAGTTCTCGGCTGACGGCTTTGTGGGCCAAGTGGAGGCGAGAGAGGCGGCATATATGGTCGTCAAGATGATAAAGGCCGGCAAATTCGCCGGAAAGGGAGTCTTAATAGTAGGGCCTCCCGGCACCGGCAAGACGGCGTTGGCGATAGGCATAGCCAGAGAATTGAGCGAGGATACGCCCTTCGTCGCTTTATCCGCCGGCGAGATTTACTCCGCCGAGATGAAAAAGACGGAGTTCCTCATGAGGGCCTTGAGGAGGGCCATAGGCATTAGGATGAGGGAGTGGCGTAAGGTATATGAAGGCGAAGTGAGGTCCATAGACATAAGATACGACAGACATCCCTACAACCCCTACGTCCAAGTGCCTAGAGGCGCCACCATAAAGCTTAGGACAAAAGACGAGGAGAAGACTCTAAGAGTTCCGGCCGAAATAGCAGTACAGCTCATAGAGCTCGGAGTGGAGGAGGGCGACATAATTATGATAGACGAAGAAACCGGGAGGGTCACCGTAGAGGGCAGGGGAGAGTCCGGAGAGCAATACGACATAAGCGTCAGAAGGAAAATAGAACTACCTAAAGGCCCCATCTACAAGGAGAAGGAGATCACTAGATTCTTCACGCTACACGACGTCGATGTGGCTTTCGCTAGGCAGAGAGGCCTATTGACGGCCGCGTTGTTCGGCTTTGTGGAAGAGACAAGAGAGATACCGGAAGAGGTGAGGCGCGAAGCGGATAACTTCATAAAGAAGATAATAGATGAAGGCAAGGCGGAGCTAGTGCCCGGGATTTTGTTCATAGACGACGCACACCTCCTAGATATAGAGTCTTTCGCTTTCTTGTCGAGGGCTATGGAGAGCGAAATGGCTCCCATAGTCATACTGGCCACTAATAGAGGCGTGGCGAAGATAAGAGGCACTGACGTGGAGTCGCCTCACGGCATTCCTAGAGATATGTTGGACAGATTGGTCATAATTAGGACCAGACCGTATGGAGAAAAGGAGATACGGGAAATAGTGAAGATAAAAGCCAACGAGGAGGGCATTAAGATCGACGAAGACGCGCTCGACCTACTGACTAAAATAGGCGTGGAGAACTCCCTACGATACGCCGTACAGCTATTGGTGCCGGCCTACATCCGGGCTAGAGAGAAGGGAAGGGAGACGATAAGCCGCGACGACATCGAATACGTCAAGAGCCTATTCGTATCGTTGAAGGAGTCTGTGGAGTATGTGAAACAATATGAGGAGTTATTCCTTAAGTAA
- a CDS encoding sn-glycerol-1-phosphate dehydrogenase, with amino-acid sequence MKELESFEVPRYVVFGPGAALKLGDILAKLGVRRIAVITGPSASRRIADSILAQLDGIEYTVFSEDDIKLRVEQDLVVGIGGGKPIDMAKVVAYISGKPLIVIPTSASHDGIASPYISYVLNKKLSEYGKIAVSPLAILADTKIIMGAPPRLLKAGIGDLLGKAVSVRDWALAHRVKGEDYSEYAAILAKASYNLVAKNAAKISGFRREEDVRTLVKSLIGCGVAMGIARSSRPCSGSEHLFAHAVELYAEETGLKDIIHGELVALGAIIMAYLHGMNWRKLKEVVKSAGLPTRLKDAGIDRDIAIYALTTAHRIRPDRYTILGESGISKEAAEKALEDTGLL; translated from the coding sequence GTGAAGGAGCTTGAGAGTTTTGAGGTACCTAGATATGTAGTATTTGGCCCAGGTGCAGCCTTAAAGCTCGGCGACATTCTGGCCAAACTGGGCGTCAGGAGGATAGCCGTAATAACAGGCCCGTCGGCCTCTCGACGTATAGCAGACTCGATATTGGCCCAACTCGACGGGATAGAGTATACGGTGTTTTCCGAAGACGACATAAAGCTGAGGGTAGAACAAGACTTGGTGGTGGGTATAGGCGGCGGCAAGCCGATAGATATGGCCAAGGTGGTCGCTTACATCAGCGGGAAGCCCCTAATAGTTATACCCACTTCGGCCAGCCACGACGGGATAGCGTCGCCCTACATCTCATATGTCCTAAATAAAAAACTGAGCGAATACGGCAAGATAGCTGTGTCGCCGCTCGCCATTTTGGCCGATACCAAGATCATAATGGGCGCGCCGCCTAGACTCCTAAAGGCCGGAATCGGCGATCTTCTCGGCAAGGCCGTGTCGGTAAGGGACTGGGCGTTGGCCCATAGAGTCAAAGGCGAAGACTACAGTGAATATGCCGCAATATTGGCCAAAGCCAGTTACAACCTAGTAGCTAAAAACGCCGCAAAGATAAGCGGGTTTAGGCGTGAGGAGGACGTAAGGACCTTAGTGAAGTCGTTAATAGGATGCGGCGTGGCTATGGGCATCGCGAGGTCATCGAGGCCTTGTAGCGGCTCGGAGCACCTTTTTGCCCACGCCGTAGAGCTATATGCAGAGGAGACAGGACTAAAGGACATAATCCACGGGGAGCTCGTCGCTCTGGGGGCCATAATCATGGCGTATCTACATGGCATGAACTGGCGTAAACTAAAAGAAGTAGTAAAGTCGGCTGGCTTGCCTACTAGGTTAAAAGACGCTGGGATAGATAGGGATATAGCCATATATGCGCTGACCACAGCGCATAGGATAAGGCCGGATAGATACACGATTCTGGGCGAATCCGGGATAAGTAAAGAGGCGGCCGAAAAGGCGCTGGAAGACACGGGCTTGTTGTAA